The Providencia rettgeri genome includes a window with the following:
- a CDS encoding Invasin, whose translation MLCSKKKFPAPVALLMAAWPLTIMSTLPSDAKMLTPDELPILGSPIPKLESNDGERNLAQYSKTAATWLVEQKNSHEISQMAQNYISNQAANAAIEEITHWLSKAGNVKVSLNFDKQLSLKNSHFDWLIPWYQQANMLLFTQHSIHNTDGRLQSNNGIGLRHFNEHSTVGVNAFFDHDLSHYHSRLGVGAEYWQDYLKLSANTYFPVSSWRSSSELTRAYDARPARGWDVQAQGWLPDYPQLGGSLKFEQYVGHNVALMGKNKLQEDPAAATIGMNWTPFTLVTFSADHKISSGLQDTSAKVQFNWVFDKNFIEQIDPSKVGESRRVSGNRLDFVNRNNNIILDYQKKTEIQLKLVAKIQGKAGQELPLVQSMITQHPLKKIVWNAPELFAAGGVISSSGQNATVKLPTYKTASTPSEREKLNRYRLSGIAYDIHGNASPTSETLIDVTSTNTATTSQAQIQSLRVVQTAALADGKTANMVSAYITDSKGNPISGETVNFSATRGKISAQGVTNQKGIIEMPLTSMTSGISEITATVNGHSETVAVYFISGSLKKIEILNTQSTYAGKETAIVLKLIDENNNPVSGADGIIMVNIGNKQVPVEIEESSVNLGEYSGLLAGQMSGDYTISASLHGKTSPQHTFTVNPPLTINAINSDGSGPHGQLGVIDKVEITTSTTNNVKIGDDVLITVTLSDAFGNTLEGINPKNIDLGRYNTNILGWYEDSDGDYSTYLTLPATGNLDIIASINGHPSQTITILVTP comes from the coding sequence ATGCTTTGCTCTAAAAAGAAATTTCCTGCCCCTGTTGCCTTATTGATGGCAGCATGGCCATTAACTATTATGTCAACATTACCCAGCGATGCAAAAATGCTAACACCGGATGAACTCCCTATTTTAGGTAGTCCTATCCCAAAACTAGAAAGTAACGATGGCGAACGCAACTTAGCGCAATACAGTAAAACAGCCGCAACATGGCTTGTAGAACAAAAAAATAGCCATGAAATCTCACAAATGGCACAAAATTATATCAGTAATCAAGCAGCTAACGCAGCAATAGAGGAAATTACCCATTGGCTCTCAAAAGCGGGTAATGTGAAAGTCAGCCTAAATTTTGATAAGCAACTATCGCTTAAAAACAGTCATTTTGATTGGCTGATCCCTTGGTATCAACAAGCTAATATGTTGTTATTTACCCAGCACAGTATTCACAATACAGATGGCCGGTTGCAAAGCAATAATGGGATTGGTTTGCGTCATTTCAACGAGCATAGCACCGTGGGTGTCAATGCATTCTTTGATCATGACCTTTCACATTATCATTCCCGGTTAGGCGTTGGAGCTGAATACTGGCAAGATTACTTAAAACTCAGCGCTAATACCTATTTTCCCGTTTCGTCATGGCGCAGCTCATCTGAGCTAACTCGCGCTTATGATGCGCGTCCTGCTCGTGGGTGGGATGTACAAGCACAAGGATGGCTACCGGATTATCCGCAACTGGGAGGTAGCCTTAAGTTTGAACAGTATGTCGGCCATAATGTTGCCTTAATGGGAAAAAATAAACTTCAAGAAGACCCTGCTGCCGCGACTATCGGTATGAATTGGACCCCTTTCACTCTTGTTACCTTTAGCGCCGATCACAAAATAAGTAGCGGATTACAAGATACCAGTGCCAAAGTGCAATTTAACTGGGTATTTGATAAGAATTTTATTGAGCAAATTGACCCTTCTAAAGTCGGTGAATCACGACGTGTTTCGGGTAACCGCCTTGATTTCGTCAATCGCAATAACAATATTATTCTTGATTATCAAAAGAAAACTGAAATTCAATTGAAGCTCGTGGCAAAAATTCAAGGTAAAGCTGGACAAGAGCTACCGCTCGTACAATCGATGATAACCCAACACCCACTGAAAAAAATTGTCTGGAATGCACCTGAATTATTCGCTGCCGGTGGTGTTATTAGCTCATCGGGTCAAAATGCTACCGTAAAATTACCCACTTATAAAACGGCATCAACACCTTCAGAACGTGAGAAATTGAATCGTTATCGCTTAAGTGGTATTGCCTATGATATTCACGGTAATGCATCACCGACAAGTGAAACACTGATTGATGTGACCAGCACGAATACTGCAACGACTAGCCAAGCACAAATACAAAGTTTGAGAGTCGTTCAAACAGCAGCATTGGCTGATGGTAAAACAGCCAATATGGTTTCAGCCTATATCACTGACTCAAAGGGTAACCCCATATCAGGAGAAACAGTCAATTTTAGTGCGACTCGTGGAAAAATTAGCGCTCAAGGGGTGACAAATCAAAAAGGAATTATTGAGATGCCACTCACCAGTATGACAAGTGGTATCAGTGAGATTACCGCTACCGTAAATGGCCACAGTGAAACCGTTGCTGTCTATTTTATTAGTGGAAGCTTGAAAAAAATTGAGATCTTAAATACTCAATCGACCTATGCAGGTAAAGAGACAGCTATTGTACTCAAGCTAATCGATGAAAATAACAATCCAGTTTCTGGCGCTGATGGGATCATCATGGTCAATATTGGCAATAAACAAGTTCCTGTCGAGATTGAAGAGAGTTCGGTTAATTTAGGTGAGTATAGCGGGTTACTTGCAGGCCAAATGTCCGGGGATTACACCATTAGCGCTTCTTTACATGGAAAAACGTCACCTCAGCATACGTTCACGGTGAATCCACCACTGACAATTAATGCGATTAACTCTGATGGCAGCGGCCCTCATGGCCAACTTGGCGTTATTGATAAAGTCGAAATCACAACAAGTACCACGAATAACGTGAAAATAGGCGATGACGTACTTATCACAGTCACACTCAGCGATGCCTTTGGTAACACACTTGAGGGGATAAACCCTAAAAATATCGACCTTGGTCGCTATAACACTAATATCCTTGGCTGGTATGAAGACAGTGATGGAGATTATTCTACCTACTTAACATTACCGGCCACTGGTAACCTTGACATTATAGCTTCAATCAATGGGCATCCAAGCCAGACAATAACTATTTTAGTCACGCCTTAA
- a CDS encoding Bacterial Ig-like domain (group 1), with the protein MAPLAQKTDVLVSNANGTVHVDKVKIIKTEKPAAGIDSTITLELTDKHGNPVVGETEVTVNINDQPHTLPVTEISPGIYEAIIAGQLTGNHDISAIVNGKESPNELLIVEQPQPVKPQNPNGTGQKGEQGVVDKIEIKTGNTVGLQSGDKLEITVTVTDAFNNGLSGLNTNNIDIGKHEGDTLAWVDNGDGSYTTTLPLTEVGNNDLTVSINGTASPQKQIQVSNAAGKDKVSKVAIIKTEQPAAGSNSTLTVQLTDSNGNPVVGETEIIVNIDNNPHTLPAKEGKPGIYEITLPALQAGKHNIHASVNNTVSIKESLLVEQPKPISPNNSNGTGQQGEKGVIDKVTITLDHTHRFESDNPLEITVTVTDAFGNGLAGLNTDNIDIGKHKGNTLNWVDNGDGSYTTTLTLTDVGSNDLTASVNGSRSPHTEVQVNNATGASHVDKVNIIKTEKPAAGTNSTVTIALTDKHGNPVIGATEITLNIDGQTHKRPAKEGNPGIYEVTLPALQAGNHNISASVNGKGSTDTTLVVTPPTPIKPNNTGKPGEKGVVNSIAMTTGNTSNLQSGDPLEITVTITDAFNNGLIGLNAITLNGVNGKPVWTDNRDGSYTATITLTEIGSKDLTASINSHKTPTTTIQVSNASGKNNVNNVKITKIETADAGSRSTLTVALTDKHANPVVGETNITIKIAGKEHILQTKEVTSGIYEITLPAQQQGHYEIIAVVNKFESQKKVLVVEKPKPIKAINLSGSGLQGERGVIDKIDMTLANTANLHSGDSLDVTVTLSDIFGNTLTGIDSSNLVLSGYKTDTLVWKDNGDGSYSTMLALTQTGAHDLIASISGKKTPKAQIQVHNATSSTKAANIIFDPISTSEAGETQTITLKITDANHHPVAEIANEIHLIIGRPKRGFPTDEIHKRPGDLHRYFTRETLWHLYC; encoded by the coding sequence ATGGCACCATTAGCCCAAAAAACTGACGTTCTCGTCAGTAACGCCAACGGAACTGTTCACGTTGATAAAGTCAAAATCATCAAAACAGAAAAACCAGCGGCAGGTATAGATAGCACCATTACCCTCGAATTAACCGACAAACATGGCAACCCAGTGGTTGGTGAAACTGAAGTTACTGTCAATATAAATGATCAGCCACACACTTTGCCAGTAACAGAAATCTCTCCGGGTATTTATGAAGCTATTATTGCTGGACAACTCACGGGCAACCATGATATTTCCGCTATTGTTAACGGGAAAGAATCACCAAATGAGTTGCTAATTGTTGAGCAGCCACAACCTGTTAAACCCCAAAATCCAAACGGTACAGGGCAAAAAGGTGAACAAGGCGTTGTCGATAAAATCGAGATCAAAACAGGTAACACAGTCGGCCTGCAATCTGGCGATAAGCTCGAGATCACCGTCACAGTCACCGATGCCTTTAATAACGGCTTATCAGGCTTGAACACCAATAATATCGACATTGGTAAACATGAAGGCGATACGTTGGCATGGGTTGACAACGGTGATGGCTCTTACACTACCACCTTGCCACTCACCGAAGTCGGTAATAATGACCTCACTGTTTCCATCAATGGCACTGCAAGTCCACAAAAACAAATTCAAGTTAGCAATGCCGCAGGGAAAGATAAAGTCAGCAAAGTTGCCATTATCAAAACAGAGCAACCTGCTGCAGGCTCAAACAGCACTCTGACTGTGCAATTAACCGATAGCAACGGCAACCCAGTAGTCGGTGAAACTGAAATTATCGTTAATATTGATAACAACCCACACACTTTACCCGCGAAAGAAGGGAAACCGGGTATCTATGAAATCACGCTGCCAGCACTGCAAGCGGGCAAACATAATATCCATGCGAGTGTAAATAATACTGTATCAATCAAAGAAAGCTTACTAGTTGAGCAGCCAAAACCGATTTCCCCGAATAACTCAAACGGCACAGGCCAGCAAGGTGAGAAAGGTGTTATTGATAAGGTGACGATCACACTTGATCACACTCACCGTTTTGAATCCGATAATCCTCTTGAAATCACGGTAACAGTAACGGATGCCTTTGGTAACGGTTTGGCGGGTTTAAATACCGATAATATCGATATCGGTAAACACAAAGGGAATACCTTAAACTGGGTAGATAATGGCGATGGCTCTTACACCACCACGTTGACCTTAACCGACGTTGGTAGCAATGATTTAACTGCCTCCGTCAATGGTAGCCGCAGCCCACACACCGAAGTTCAGGTCAATAATGCCACAGGGGCATCCCATGTTGATAAAGTCAACATCATCAAAACAGAAAAACCGGCAGCAGGCACAAACAGTACCGTCACTATCGCGTTAACCGATAAACATGGCAACCCCGTGATTGGCGCAACAGAAATTACCCTCAATATTGATGGGCAAACCCATAAACGTCCTGCCAAAGAAGGTAACCCCGGTATTTACGAAGTGACACTACCCGCACTACAAGCAGGAAATCACAACATTAGCGCGAGTGTGAATGGTAAGGGCTCAACTGATACAACTTTAGTGGTTACCCCACCAACGCCAATTAAACCCAATAACACAGGTAAGCCGGGAGAAAAAGGCGTGGTTAATAGTATTGCCATGACAACAGGCAATACCAGCAACTTACAGTCTGGCGATCCACTTGAAATCACTGTGACCATCACCGATGCCTTTAATAACGGCTTGATCGGGCTAAATGCTATCACCCTCAACGGAGTTAACGGCAAACCAGTTTGGACGGATAACCGCGATGGCTCTTACACGGCTACCATCACATTAACGGAAATTGGCTCGAAAGATTTAACCGCGTCAATTAACAGCCATAAAACGCCGACAACAACGATCCAAGTCAGTAATGCGTCGGGTAAAAATAATGTCAATAACGTTAAGATCACCAAAATAGAAACCGCGGATGCGGGTTCACGTAGCACATTGACTGTCGCGTTAACGGATAAACATGCTAACCCTGTCGTCGGTGAAACGAATATCACCATTAAAATTGCAGGTAAAGAGCACATCCTTCAAACAAAAGAAGTCACTTCTGGAATTTATGAAATCACCCTTCCTGCACAGCAACAAGGTCACTACGAAATTATCGCAGTGGTAAATAAGTTTGAATCCCAAAAGAAAGTCTTGGTTGTCGAAAAGCCTAAGCCTATTAAAGCGATAAACCTGAGTGGCAGCGGCCTGCAAGGGGAACGAGGTGTTATCGATAAAATTGATATGACTTTGGCAAATACGGCTAACTTGCACTCAGGGGACAGCCTCGACGTAACGGTGACGCTAAGCGATATCTTTGGTAATACATTAACAGGGATAGACAGCAGCAATCTCGTCCTGAGCGGTTACAAAACAGATACACTCGTCTGGAAGGATAACGGAGACGGTTCTTACTCTACGATGTTGGCTTTAACTCAAACAGGTGCCCATGACTTAATTGCCTCTATTAGTGGTAAGAAAACACCTAAGGCACAGATTCAAGTACATAACGCGACAAGTAGCACTAAAGCGGCCAATATTATCTTTGACCCTATCAGCACCAGCGAAGCCGGTGAAACTCAGACTATTACACTAAAAATCACGGATGCAAATCATCATCCAGTAGCTGAAATAGCCAATGAAATCCATCTCATCATTGGAAGGCCAAAAAGAGGTTTTCCAACTGACGAAATCCACAAAAGGCCCGGGGATCTACACCGCTATTTTACCAGGGAGACTCTCTGGCACCTATACTGTTAA
- the rbn_1 gene encoding Ribonuclease BN, with amino-acid sequence MELTFLGTSAGVPTKERNVTSMILNLVGIRKSYWLFDCGEGTQHRVLNSPFKTPKIEKIFITHLHGDHIFGLPGLLCSRSMGGATEPLTVYGPKGLKQVIETVLTVSMSYMTYPLEIVEIEAGSLFDDGELIVTAYALDHRVECYGYRIEEHPKSGALDAVKLANDNIPRGPWMQALKAGETIVLDDGRTVNGADYLGEPIPGKIIAIFGDTQPTEQALELARNADVMIHETTLEAEFAQKANERGHSTTVQAAELARAAGVKRFIATHLSGRYTSEDIPKLLAECQAVFPASEIAEDYLTVKI; translated from the coding sequence ATGGAATTAACATTTCTAGGAACTAGTGCTGGTGTGCCGACAAAAGAGCGTAATGTCACTAGTATGATATTAAATTTAGTCGGCATCCGAAAAAGCTACTGGTTATTTGATTGTGGTGAAGGGACACAGCATCGCGTTTTAAATAGCCCATTTAAAACGCCAAAAATTGAGAAAATTTTTATTACTCATTTACATGGAGACCATATTTTTGGTTTACCCGGTTTGTTATGCAGCCGTTCAATGGGAGGAGCGACAGAACCATTGACTGTTTATGGACCAAAAGGGTTAAAACAGGTTATTGAAACGGTACTCACCGTGAGCATGTCTTATATGACATATCCACTGGAAATAGTTGAAATTGAAGCTGGGTCGTTATTTGATGATGGAGAGCTGATTGTGACGGCTTATGCTCTTGACCATCGTGTCGAGTGCTATGGTTATCGTATTGAGGAGCACCCGAAAAGTGGCGCACTAGATGCAGTGAAATTAGCTAATGACAATATTCCTCGTGGCCCTTGGATGCAAGCGCTTAAAGCGGGGGAAACGATAGTTCTTGATGATGGACGAACAGTGAATGGAGCTGATTACCTCGGTGAACCGATCCCCGGAAAGATTATTGCGATTTTTGGCGATACGCAACCGACAGAGCAAGCGCTGGAACTTGCGAGAAATGCCGATGTGATGATCCATGAAACGACCCTAGAAGCGGAGTTTGCACAAAAAGCCAATGAAAGAGGGCACTCGACGACGGTACAGGCGGCTGAGCTAGCTCGTGCGGCAGGGGTTAAACGGTTTATTGCCACTCACTTGAGTGGTCGTTATACGAGTGAGGATATCCCAAAGTTACTCGCGGAATGCCAAGCTGTATTCCCCGCGAGCGAAATCGCAGAAGACTATTTGACAGTGAAGATCTAA
- a CDS encoding Invasin: MNSATSTIKQILRHKISNGFVLFTAIWSSAIMPVMPSYAKMLTPDDLPTLGSDPVLTNDDKTEKLIAEYSQSAARFISDKKKAADLADMAQDFARSKVTNAATDEINRWLSKTGNAKFSVDVDKKLSIKNTQLDWLVPWYDSTDLLLFTQHNIHRTDGRLQTNNGIGVRRFTPKSMMGVNAFFDHDLSRYHSRLGFGAEYAQDFLKLSANTYLRASEWRSASELNNDYNARPANGWDLQAEGWLPSYPNIGGNLKFEQYFGDDVALFGKDKRQKDPLATTVGVNWTPFSLMTLSAEHKISGGLSETNAKLEFTWALGKSLAEQLDPTKVGDSRRLLGSRYDFVNRNNNIILEYQKKTLITLSLPAIIQGKTGDEIPLINALNTKYSLDKLTIHAPEFLMAGGEIILDGALTKIKLPSYKVAMTEQERKKNNLYRFTVTASDSKGNITPQASTFVEVTNSGVLSIKHNEVIKKGNFLANGQDINALTVTARDVLGNVAPDSTVTFTLPAELKLVTQKATSSSMAFKNLYKKMQAAKSTDKQKYKVITNIKGEASVQFTSLTTGEHRVQAVANGGIPIETAFFFIADTQQAHINHFNVLSDNAVADGKSKNKIQFHITDNHSHPIQGTMLQLDAINANATQLSPTDEQGNTEVEVKSQVAGPIKITATLNEQSVTVETHFVFGQLAHVTILELAPAAAGADSNIKISLTDTHGNAVSGADGTVIVNIDGKPTPIIISETFPGSGVYTGKLPGQHSGTPNITVTVDGQTSPPETLIVEQPKTISPNNTDGTGQKGEKGVIDSIVATPNKTHGLQSGDTLDVTVTITDTFGNGLSGLNTNNIDIGKHKGDTLTWKDNGDGSYTTTLPLTETGTNNLTASINGTISPKN; the protein is encoded by the coding sequence ATGAACTCCGCTACGTCGACTATAAAGCAAATACTGAGACATAAAATCTCAAATGGCTTTGTCCTCTTTACTGCAATATGGTCTTCGGCCATCATGCCGGTTATGCCAAGTTATGCAAAAATGCTCACACCTGATGACCTACCGACTCTGGGGAGTGACCCAGTACTAACCAATGATGATAAAACAGAGAAGCTTATTGCTGAATATAGCCAAAGCGCCGCGCGTTTTATCTCTGATAAGAAAAAAGCAGCAGATCTTGCAGATATGGCGCAGGACTTCGCTCGCAGTAAGGTCACAAACGCAGCAACAGATGAAATAAATCGTTGGTTATCTAAAACCGGTAATGCCAAATTCAGTGTTGACGTAGATAAAAAATTATCCATTAAAAATACCCAATTAGATTGGTTAGTACCTTGGTATGACAGTACCGATTTATTATTGTTTACCCAACATAATATTCATCGCACTGATGGCAGGCTACAGACCAATAATGGTATTGGGGTTCGTCGCTTTACACCTAAGAGCATGATGGGCGTCAATGCCTTTTTTGATCATGACTTATCTCGCTACCACTCTCGCCTAGGTTTCGGAGCCGAGTACGCACAAGATTTCTTAAAACTAAGCGCCAATACCTATTTACGTGCATCAGAATGGCGTAGTGCTTCTGAATTAAATAATGACTACAATGCCCGCCCTGCTAATGGATGGGATTTACAGGCTGAGGGCTGGTTGCCTTCTTACCCCAATATTGGCGGAAATCTTAAATTTGAGCAGTATTTTGGCGACGATGTTGCCCTATTCGGTAAAGATAAACGCCAAAAAGACCCGCTCGCCACGACGGTTGGCGTAAATTGGACTCCGTTCTCCCTGATGACCTTGAGTGCAGAACATAAAATCAGTGGTGGATTAAGTGAAACTAATGCCAAATTAGAGTTCACTTGGGCACTAGGTAAGAGCCTCGCAGAGCAACTTGACCCGACTAAGGTTGGTGACTCTCGTCGCCTATTAGGTAGCCGCTATGATTTTGTTAATCGTAATAATAACATCATACTGGAATACCAAAAGAAAACGCTGATAACTCTATCACTACCTGCGATTATCCAAGGGAAAACTGGGGATGAAATACCTTTAATCAATGCCCTCAATACCAAATATTCGTTAGACAAACTGACCATTCATGCCCCCGAATTTTTAATGGCAGGAGGAGAAATCATCCTTGATGGCGCTCTGACAAAGATCAAACTCCCTTCCTACAAAGTCGCTATGACTGAGCAGGAAAGGAAAAAAAACAACCTTTACCGATTCACGGTAACGGCATCTGATAGCAAGGGAAATATCACACCACAAGCCTCAACCTTCGTTGAAGTGACCAACTCAGGGGTACTATCGATTAAGCATAATGAGGTCATTAAAAAAGGAAATTTTCTCGCTAATGGACAAGATATCAATGCATTAACAGTTACTGCCAGAGATGTTTTAGGCAATGTAGCACCGGATTCAACAGTGACCTTCACCTTACCAGCTGAACTAAAGCTGGTCACTCAAAAAGCCACATCTTCAAGTATGGCTTTCAAGAACCTGTATAAAAAAATGCAGGCCGCTAAATCAACGGATAAACAAAAATATAAAGTTATCACCAATATAAAAGGAGAAGCTTCGGTTCAATTCACCTCTTTGACCACGGGTGAACACCGAGTTCAAGCCGTTGCAAATGGCGGCATACCAATTGAAACCGCTTTTTTCTTTATTGCCGATACGCAACAAGCACATATTAATCATTTCAATGTTCTTAGTGATAATGCGGTTGCCGATGGAAAATCTAAAAATAAAATTCAATTCCATATCACCGACAACCACTCACACCCAATTCAAGGTACCATGTTGCAACTTGACGCGATAAATGCCAATGCCACACAATTGAGCCCGACCGATGAACAAGGCAATACTGAAGTTGAGGTAAAAAGCCAAGTCGCAGGGCCTATTAAAATAACAGCGACACTGAATGAACAAAGTGTAACGGTAGAAACTCATTTTGTGTTTGGTCAATTAGCTCATGTGACTATATTGGAGCTTGCGCCAGCAGCTGCTGGCGCAGACAGCAACATCAAAATTTCATTAACTGATACACATGGCAATGCCGTATCGGGAGCTGACGGTACTGTAATAGTCAATATCGATGGTAAACCTACCCCAATAATAATTAGTGAAACCTTTCCTGGTAGCGGAGTTTATACTGGGAAATTACCAGGGCAGCATAGCGGTACACCAAATATCACCGTCACTGTTGATGGGCAAACCTCTCCCCCTGAGACGTTGATTGTTGAGCAACCAAAAACCATTTCACCAAACAATACGGACGGTACAGGCCAAAAAGGGGAAAAAGGCGTTATTGATAGTATCGTCGCCACCCCAAACAAAACCCATGGTTTACAATCAGGGGATACCCTTGATGTTACAGTGACCATCACCGATACCTTTGGCAATGGGTTATCCGGATTAAATACCAATAATATCGATATAGGCAAACACAAAGGCGACACGCTAACATGGAAGGATAATGGCGATGGATCTTACACCACGACCTTGCCATTAACGGAAACGGGTACCAATAATTTAACTGCTTCTATTAATGGCACCATTAGCCCAAAAAACTGA
- a CDS encoding Invasin, translating into MNAPSSKLKPKLPNRLVLSTAMCSIAIVPVAPSYAQIPHLDDLPTLGSHAIQFEESQPEDTTERFLAEYGQNAANFAATEKNSKNLAEMAQDYARHKAANIATDEITHWLSKAGNARFNLNLDKKLSIKNTQLDWLIPWYDQPDLLLFSQHSIHRTDGRLQTNTGIGLRHFQQNSMVGVNAFFDHDLSHYHSRLGFGVEYAQDYARMSVNSYLGLSTWRSASELAYDYNARPANGWDIQFEGWLPTYSNLGASLKLEQYYGDDVALFGKNERQKDPMAATVGINWSPFPLLALNAEHKVGNNGVNETSAKIAFNWLLGKSLAQHLDASAIEATRHIPSNRYGFVNRNNNIVLEYQKKTLISLSLPKVIQGITGEELSIIRNLTTKYPLDKVVIEAPELVAAGGEIHLNGIESSVKLPSYKIANDTIKNQQLNLYRLTVTAYDTNGNVSPQAETLIEVTNTGTLTISHANTAKRNNAVADGKDANTFAVVIKDALGHPVPNAKVNFILPAGLKSIDQKNTGYDSLLNHFMWKAQAAKSVSEQPYSIVTNSKGEASIQFTSFISGSYAIKAKTEHGTEINEMYNFKPDINQSFIGSIDIIQNNVMADGISKNKIKLHIVNNSRQSIAGALVHFEAPNGIISPAKLTDEHGNTELEVSSLVEGSMDIITTLNGDSRTIQVNFLRNGSAINIEPSTGTLFKSPVNEQNSPTRTPLSLLRQLFQK; encoded by the coding sequence ATGAATGCCCCTTCGTCAAAATTGAAACCCAAGCTACCGAACCGTTTGGTACTCTCTACGGCTATGTGCTCAATAGCTATTGTGCCTGTCGCACCAAGTTATGCCCAAATCCCTCATTTGGACGATTTGCCGACACTCGGTAGTCATGCCATTCAATTTGAAGAAAGCCAACCAGAAGATACTACTGAACGTTTTTTAGCAGAATATGGGCAAAATGCCGCAAATTTTGCTGCTACAGAAAAAAACAGCAAAAATTTGGCAGAGATGGCGCAAGACTATGCACGCCATAAAGCCGCAAATATCGCGACTGATGAAATAACACATTGGTTATCGAAAGCAGGTAATGCTAGATTCAATCTTAACCTTGATAAAAAATTATCAATTAAAAATACCCAATTAGATTGGTTAATACCTTGGTATGACCAACCAGATTTATTGCTATTTTCTCAGCACAGCATTCATCGCACTGATGGTCGGTTACAAACCAATACAGGTATTGGATTACGTCATTTCCAGCAAAATAGCATGGTCGGGGTGAATGCTTTTTTTGATCATGATTTATCCCATTACCATTCACGATTAGGGTTTGGTGTAGAATATGCACAAGATTACGCCAGAATGAGTGTGAACAGCTATTTGGGGCTATCGACTTGGCGAAGTGCATCCGAATTAGCTTATGATTATAACGCGCGCCCTGCTAACGGCTGGGATATTCAATTTGAAGGCTGGTTGCCCACTTATTCTAATTTAGGGGCGAGCCTAAAATTGGAGCAATATTATGGCGATGACGTGGCTTTATTTGGTAAAAATGAGCGCCAGAAAGACCCTATGGCGGCGACTGTCGGCATCAATTGGTCTCCATTCCCCCTCCTCGCGCTAAATGCAGAACATAAAGTAGGTAATAATGGCGTAAATGAAACAAGTGCAAAAATTGCATTCAATTGGTTGTTAGGGAAAAGCTTAGCGCAACATCTTGATGCTTCAGCGATAGAAGCTACCCGCCATATTCCTAGCAACCGCTATGGTTTCGTTAATCGTAATAACAATATTGTGTTGGAGTACCAAAAGAAAACCTTAATTTCATTATCATTACCGAAAGTTATTCAAGGAATAACAGGAGAAGAGCTCTCTATTATCCGCAACTTAACCACTAAATACCCTTTAGACAAAGTTGTTATAGAAGCGCCTGAATTGGTTGCAGCAGGAGGAGAAATCCACCTTAATGGCATAGAAAGTTCAGTCAAACTACCGTCATATAAAATTGCCAACGACACCATTAAAAATCAACAACTCAACCTTTACCGTTTAACCGTGACGGCTTATGACACCAACGGAAATGTTTCCCCGCAAGCGGAAACGTTAATTGAAGTGACTAACACAGGCACTCTCACCATCAGCCATGCAAATACCGCCAAAAGAAACAATGCCGTTGCTGATGGTAAAGATGCAAATACATTCGCCGTAGTAATTAAAGATGCTCTTGGCCACCCTGTACCCAATGCGAAAGTAAACTTTATATTACCTGCAGGTCTTAAATCTATTGATCAAAAAAATACAGGATACGATTCCCTACTAAATCACTTTATGTGGAAAGCCCAAGCGGCGAAATCCGTTTCTGAACAGCCGTATAGCATCGTTACCAATAGTAAAGGTGAAGCTTCTATTCAGTTCACCTCTTTTATATCAGGAAGTTATGCAATAAAAGCAAAGACTGAGCATGGTACAGAAATAAATGAGATGTATAACTTTAAACCCGATATTAACCAATCATTTATTGGTAGCATTGATATCATTCAAAACAATGTAATGGCAGACGGGATCAGTAAAAACAAAATTAAACTGCATATTGTGAATAACAGCCGACAAAGCATTGCTGGCGCGCTTGTTCATTTTGAAGCGCCAAATGGCATTATCTCACCAGCTAAGCTGACTGATGAACATGGCAATACGGAATTAGAAGTTAGTAGCTTAGTTGAAGGTTCTATGGATATCATTACAACCCTAAATGGCGATAGTAGAACAATACAAGTTAACTTTCTAAGGAATGGATCTGCGATAAATATTGAGCCAAGCACAGGAACTCTTTTCAAATCCCCAGTAAATGAGCAAAACAGTCCTACACGCACGCCGTTAAGTTTGCTAAGGCAGTTATTTCAAAAATAG